One Cuculus canorus isolate bCucCan1 chromosome 1, bCucCan1.pri, whole genome shotgun sequence DNA segment encodes these proteins:
- the RAD52 gene encoding DNA repair protein RAD52 homolog, whose translation MPESQGRDSESHISNNSSSTSNSAACFGQYQYTASEYQAIQHALRQRLGPEYISSRQAGGGQKVCYIEGHKVISLANEMFGFNGWAHSVTQQNVDFVDLNNGRFYVGVCAFVKVQLKDGSYHEDVGYGVSEGLKSKALSLEKARKEAVTDGLKRALKCFGNALGNCILDKDYLRAVNKLPRQTPPELDLVKAKREDYEPEIEKARYNSCLERQSAGGRQHCEVASTCKPGRTEAAVAMVDQKEPNSSRNPDSLAIECDATYQRKLRQKQLQQQFREQMEKKHQVPVVTPNGKQATSDPPGKHSTPEAAQQDLAIEEEFFADDPELWDISLETMDLKMMGHKMADASAGCQTSETPCGHHQMITRNRTPHRMNHHKAAARLAQLQPSATIMSNSGCANQQAPECSPRGRSQGLKKRRLEPT comes from the exons TATCAATACACAGCAAGTGAATATCAAGCTATCCAGCATGCTCTTCGTCAGAGACTGGGTCCAGAATATATCAGCAGTCGGCAAGCTGGAGGAGGACAAAAG GTCTGTTACATTGAGGGTCACAAGGTAATCAGTCTGGCCAATGAGATGTTTGGCTTCAATGGCTGGGCTCATTCAGTCACTCAGCAAAATGTTG atTTTGTTGACCTCAACAATGGCAGGTTCTATGTAGGAGTCTGTGCCTTTGTGAAAGTTCAGCTTAAG GATGGGTCATACCATGAAGATGTGGGGTATGGAGTCAGTGAAGGCCTAAAGTCTAAGGCCTTGTCCctggaaaaggcaagaaaggagGCAGTAACGGATGGACTGAAGAGGGCACTCAA GTGCTTTGGGAATGCTCTTGGGAACTGCATCCTTGACAAAGACTACCTACGAGCCGTGAATAAGCTTCCACGTCAG ACACCCCCCGAGTTAGATTTGGtcaaagcaaagagagaggaCTACGAGCCTGAAATAGAGAAAGCAAGATACAACAGCTGTTTGGAAAGGCAGAGCGCAGGAGGAAGACAACATTGTGAGGTAGCATCTACTTGTAAGCCTGGTCGGACAGAAGCTGCTGTAGCGATGGTAGATCAGAAAGAGCCAAACAGTTCCAG AAATCCAGACTCCTTGGCTATTGAGTGTGATGCTACTTACCAGCGGAAATTGCgacaaaagcagctgcagcaacagTTCCGggagcagatggaaaaaaagcatcaggTTCCAGTTGTCACTCCTAACGGCAAACAGG CAACATCCGATCCTCCTGGAAAGCACAGCACTCCAGAAGCAGCACAACAGGACCTGGCAATAGAAGAGGAGTTCTTTGCAG ATGATCCTGAACTTTGGGACATTTCCTTGGAGACCATGGATCTGAAGATGATGGGTCACAAAATGGCAGATGCATCAGCTGGATGCCAGACATCTGAAACGCCCTGTGGACATCATCAAATGATTACTCGTAACAGGACGCCTCACAGAATGAATCATCACAAAGCTGCTGCGAGACTTGCACAACTGCAGCCGTCTGCCACCATCATGAGCAACAGTGGCTGTGCCAACCAGCAGGCCCCAG AATGCAGCCCCCGCGGAAGAAGCCAAGGCTTGAAGAAAAGGAGACTAGAACCTACGTAG